In the Paenibacillus sp. J23TS9 genome, CTGATATGCTTTGACAATGAAACCGAAGGAACCGGGCGTTTGTTCGCTCCATTTTTGCATTCTTTCCGGTGAAGGAACAGCATAAAAGGAGCTATCAAGCTCCACAATCGGAAAGCGGTTGCTGTATACCTGAAGCTTTTCTCCCGCTTTGGTCCCTTTTGGATAAATTTCATCATGATCTCCCCAGCCCGAAAGGCCGATTTGAACATTTTTATCATCCAGCTCTGTATGATTCAACGGCAATCGACTCCATCATGTCTTAGTATGACCAACTATTTTCTTCCAATAACTTTATTCCTCTATAATACCCTTTAACCTTAAACAGCCAAAATCCATCATAAAAAACGGAATTCATGTTATTTCACGCTCCGCTCAGTTCCTTCCAACATAAAGTCTCCTTCAGCAGTAGTATACATTTTATTTGCAAACAGTTCATATCAGCCGTTACGATGCATCAATTCATAAAAAAAGAGCCCGCTGTTTGGAAAGCGGACTCTTTGACCGGTATTTTCTTACTTCATTTCCTTAACCGATGCATCCGGAACCGGAACACCGAAGTCTGGCATCCCGTTCTTTTTCCAGGTAAACACCTGAGCTCTGGTATGACGGTTTGGATCATACAGCGGATCACCTGTAATTTCTTTATAATTGCGGGCATGATACACGATCACATCTTTTCCATCCTCCGAAACCGTAAAGCTGTTATGTCCTGGTCCATATTGACCATTTTCTTCCGATGTTTGGAATACGGGCTGAGGTGATTTCACCCAGGAGGCAGGATTCAGCAGGTCCGACGATTCATCCGCATACAGCAGACCCATGCAATAGTTGTGATCTGTAGCACTGGCTGAATAGCTGATATAAATGCGCCCATTCCGCTTCAGAACCGCCGCTCCCTCATTGACTTTAAAACCAATGGCTTCCCATGGGTATTCCGGTGTCGAGATCATCACCTGCTCCCCCGTTAACGTCCACGGATTTCTCATGGCCGAGATATACAGATTCGAATTCCCCCCGATTTCCGGATCCTTCTGCGCCCATACGTAGTACAGGACGTCCTGATGTTCAAATGTGGTTGCGTCCAGTGCGAACGATTCCCATTTTGTACGAACCTGTCCCTTTTCAACCCATTGCCCTTCCATTGGATTGGCAGAGTCATTCTCCAGCACGTACATCCGATGATCGAACAGGCCTTCTTTTGTCTCCGTTGTCCGCGCAGCTGCAAAGTAGATGTACCATTTGCCGCTTATATAATGAAGCTCCGGCGCCCAAATATTCGCGCTGAGCGGGCCGCTGTCATATTTTCGCCATGCCACTACAGGCTCAGCTTCACCCAATCCCTGCAGGGTTCGGGATCTGCGAATCTCAATCCGGTCATACTCCGGCACGGAAGCTGTAAAATAGTAATAATGATCGCTGTGTTGATACACCCACGGGTCGGCTCGCTGCCATACGATAGGATTGTTGTATTCCTGGTTTGTATTCATGTTGGTTTCTCCTTTATGTAGCACAGTTTTGTCTAATTGGAAATCATATGGCTGCCGACGAATCCCATTTCGGAACAAGCGGAAACGGGCAGACAGAATCCTGCAAGCGGGCCCTTACGGCGATCAGGCAGCCACAATAGCGGCAGGTGGTTCCATACTGAAGTCCAGGGCATTGTTGACATTGCTCCATACGCCGTGCGTATTCTTCGTCTGGCACGCTTTCTCTGCCACGGGTCGCAATTTCCACAAGCCGTTCCAGTTTTTCAGATGAGATCTGGACACTCTCCATGCATCCTTTACAATGATTCTGACGCTGCTCCATCATAAGCCACCTTATTTCAGTTCCAGAACAACTACCGAGGCAGGCGGAAGTTCAACGATCAGCTCGCCTTCTTCCAGCTTGGCTCCAGTAAATGTCACGGGTACAACCTCGTTAGGCTGTTGGAATGTGTTATGGGCATTCAGTGAAGAATGCGCAAGGATGGTACCTGTCACCTGCTTGCCTTCCGCTCCTTCCAGGAGGCAGCGGATTGAAGCACTTTCCGCATGATGAAGGTTACAGACTGACAAGTGAATGGCGCCATTTGCATCCACCGAAGCAGACATGTTAATCTGCGGAATCATCTCTGCTCCATGCTTATACATTGGACTATCAAACGATACGTTCAGCAGTTCGGCATCCTGATGTACTTTATACATATGAAATACATGGTACGTCGGGGTGAGCAGCATCTGATCCCCCTCTGTCAGCACCATGGCTTGCAGCACATTGACCACTTGGGCGATGTTTGCCATTTTCACGCGTTGACTGTAATTATGAAAAATGTTGAGATTGATACCGGCGATCAATGCATCGCGAAGCGTATTTTGCTGATACAGGAATCCCGGATTCGTACCCGGCTCGACATCATACCAGCCGCCCCATTCATCGATGATGAGCCCGACTCTGCCCTCAGGATCGTATTTATCCATGATTTTGGAATGCTTGACGATGAGTTCTTCCATATACAACGTGTTCTTCATCGTAGAGAACCACGCATCCACGCCGTATTCCGTCGCAGAGCCTTTGCTTCCGGACCAATCGCCCGTAGGCAGTGTATAGTAGTGCAGGCTGAGACCGTCCATCAGTCCTGCGGCTTCGCGCATCAGGACCTCTGTCCAGTGATAGTCGGCTGTATTGGGTCCGCAAGCGATTTTATATATCCGGTTACCGCCGTAATTTCGGACATAGGTAGAATAATGGCGGTACAGATCAGCATAGTATTCCGGCCTCATATTCCCGCCGCAGCCCCAGTTTTCGTTCCCCACACCGAAAAAGGGCAGCTTCCACGGCTCCTCACGCCCATTTTCCTTACGCAGGCCGGCCATCGGCGATTCTCCGTCAAGAGTCATATATTCCACCCACTGCTGCATCTCACGTACCGTACCGCTTCCCACGTTCCCGCTGATGTAGGGCTCGGTTTGCAGCAGCTCGCATAAGCGCAAAAATTCATGCGTACCGAAGTGGTTATTTTCCTCTACGCCCCCCCAGTGATTGTTAATCATCCGTGCCCGTTTTGATTTGGGGCCGATGCCGTCCATCCAGTGATATTCATCCGCAAAACAGCCGCCCGGCCAGCGCAGAACCGGGATATTCAGATTCTGAAGTGCCTTCAGAACATCATTACGGTAACCCTCCGTATTCGGGATAGGCGAATCTTCTCCCACCCATATGCCTTCATAGATGCATCGGCCAAGATGCTCGGCAAATTGTCCGTACAAATAACGGCTGATCGTTCCATGGGTCTGCTGTGTGTTAATATGCATTTTAATCATCAAATCTTCCTCGCTCTCTGCCAGTTGTTTTATTGAAAATCACTTTTTTTTCAAAACGGTCTAGCCTTTAACCGCACCTGCCGTCATGCCATCGATAAAGTACTTCTGGAAGGCGACGAACAGGATAAAGATAGGGATAATCGAAAAGAAGGAGCCTACGATAAGCAGATCATAGTTGTTGCCGTAAGGAGTAAGCAGCGTCTTCAGACCAATGGGCAGCGTGTACTTTCTATCATCGCTGAGAACCATGAACGGCCAAAGGAAATTATTCCAGCTGTTCATTCCGTTCAAAATCGCCATGGCTGCAAACGACGGCTTCATGATCGGCAAAATCAGACGAATGTATATTCCGTATTCGGAAGCGCCATCCACACGGCCTGCCGAAATAATTTCCTTGGGAATGCCACTGAGATATTGTCTAAAGAAGAAAATCGTAGCCGCACTCGCGACCCCGGGCAAAATAATCGCAGAGTAAGAGTTCATCAGTCCAATGTTGAAAATCAGCGTATAGAGCGGAAGCAGCAAAATCTCAAATGGAACCATCATAATGAGAAGCACACATATAAAAAGAATGTTTTTCCCCTTAAATTCATATGCCGAAAAGCCATAGGCAACCGTCGCGCTTACGATTAACGTCAGAGCGACCTGAGCAACCGTCAAAAATAAGGAATTAAAGAACCATGTAAAATAGGCATGATCTCCCGTAAACAAATAAGCGAAGTTGTCCAGGCTCATCACGGACAGATCAAACCGCAGGTTAAGACCATAGCGAATGAGATCCCCGCCCGGCTTAAACGAAGCAATCGTTACCGCATAGAATGGAATGAGAATAAGCAGACCCAGAACTGCAAAAAAGATAAAGAGGACTGTTTTCATCACCATATCCTTTTTCATGCTTAATCCTCCTTCTTAAACATTCCGGAGAATGCCAGTTGAGTCAGGTTAATAATCATCGTGATGGCAAGCAGTACAATACCGACTGCCGCCGCATAGCCCAGATTGTTCTTCTCGATCCCTTGACGGTACAAATACCCCACGATGGTAAGACCGATATTTTTGGGCGAGTTATTTCCGTTCCACAGCATCATGCTCTCGATGAACATCGCAAGACCGGCGTAGATACTTATCGTAAGGACGTAAATCGAAGTTGGTTTAAGCAGCGGCATCGTGATTTTCGTGAACTTCTGGAATCTGGATGCACCGTCAATCGAAGCAGCTTCGTAATAATCATCCGGAATATTCTTGAGCCCCGAAAGGAAATACAGCATATTCACCCCGGTCCATCTCCATGTGGCGAGCGCCACCAAAGCAATATATCCTGTTACCTGTCCCTTCAAAAACTTCATGGGTTCGATGCCGAAGAGGCCCAGAATGCTGTTGATCATCGACCCTTCCATCTCACCAAACATCAGCCGGAAAATCGTACCCGCAACAACAACCGAAGTAAGCGCCGGGAAGAAGAAGGAGGATTTAAAAAATTCCCTTGCCCACATCAGCTTGCTGTTGATCAGCACGGCAAACAGCATCGGAAACGGAATCAAAATGACAAGTGTCAGCAGCATGTATACCGCGCTGTTGGCGACTGCTTTGAAAAAGGTCTTGTCACCCATGAGCTTGGTATAGTTATCCAAGCCCACCCACTGCGCATCCTGTCCAAGCGTCACCTTTTGAAAGCTCATGCTCAGAGAACTCCCCAGCGGATATACCCAGAAAATAAGAAAAACCAAAATGAATGGCAGCACGAACACATAAGGAGCAACTTTTTGCGAATACAGAAATCTTTTTATCATAGCCTCCTACCCCTTTTGGAAAGAGAGCTACTCTGGTACAGAGCAGCTCTCAAGTTTTGGTACCATGATTGCTTATTTCAATTCTTGTTCGATTTGGGCCTGGGCATCATCCAATGCTTTCTTGATGTCTTTTCCGTCCTCAAAGATCTCGTTTAGGGTCACTGTGCAGAGTACGTTATTGATGGTTGGACTGGCAGGAGTGGATTTGATCAGCTTAATTTCACTTTTAATGTCATTCAGTACGTCAAACGGGTTGTTGACGAAATACTTAACGAACTTGTTTTCCGGATTATGGGTCACATCCTTCATATCCCATACGTCCATATTGATCGGATCAAATCCTAGCGTATTCCAAATTTCAATGTTGGCATCAAGGGAGAGCTTGGCATAGGCAATGAATTCTTTTGCCAGTTGAACGTCTTTGGCTGTTTTGGTTACAACCGTTGCCGTACCACCACCGCCGTAGGAGCGCGGCATGCCCTTCTCGATGACAGGAATCGGTGCAATGGCAATTTTGCCGGAAAGGTCAGCCATATAGTTGGTGTAACGGGACATCTCCCATAGCGGCATGAATGCGGTGGCATAATTTCCTGAATTGAATTCGCCGTAAGCCTCTTCAGTATCCGGCTGGCCGCCTGCTATGGTTGCAATCACGTTGTTGTCCTTCAGATCCTTCAGGATGGAAAGCCCCTTGACCATTTGCTCGGAATTTACTTTCGGATTACCAGCCTCATCGGTAAAATCAGCTCCCTGCTGGGCAAGCATCATGGATTCCTGCCAGGTGGCGCTGGTGTCGGCAGTTCCCATGTATTTGCCGGTTTTCTCGTAGACCTGCATGCCCGCTTTCTTGAAATCATCCCAGGTGACGATTGTTTTATAATCAACGCCTGCTTCTTTCAAGATTTCCGTGTTGTAAAAAGCAACGGAAGCTCCGACATGCGTGGACAACCCGTAAACGGTCCCATCTTTGCTGTACAGATCCAGCTGTGATTGGACAACGGTGTCTTTGTACGGTTTCACCACGTCATCCAGAGGCTCAAGCTGCGGGGTGCCCTTCATGAAGTCCGGGTATTTGCCAAGCTCGATGTCCGCAATATCCGGCGCGCCCACACCGGTTTGAACAGCAATCGACAGCTTGTTGTGCATGTCATCGTATGGCATCACGGTTACATTCAGCTTGATCTGGCGGTCCGGATTTGCTTTGTTCCATTTTTCAAGCATTTTCTCAAAATGCTGTCCATGCAGTTCTACAAATGTCCAATAAGATAATTCCGTTGCGCTTTCCCCTGCACCGGCGTTCAGCACTGAGGTTTCCCCTTTGGAAGACGAGGACGACTTGGCGCCGCATCCCCACAAAAGCGATGTCATCGTAAGCACCAGCAGTGTAACCAACCATTTTTTCTTCATACTTGACCCTCCTGCATTTTTATTTGTCGTCATAAGTCTTTTTCAAACGTATAACATTCCAGGAAGCTTTGGATAAGCGGGCGTGGAGTAAACCATCCCTGCATTCTGCCCCTCCTCCGGAATGAGGTTTGACTTTTTCTTCAGCTGCGGTATTGACCGCTTTCAAATCCTCGTGCGCCAGAACGATATGTTCAACCAGCTGGTAGCCGGCGAAGCTGCGGACATCGCATTCCAAATCCAGCGGATCAGTCAGATTGCGGTTCAGGGCAAAGATAGTCAGTTCTTCCTCGGCTTCGTTATGAACAACAGCACTATCCAAATAAGGAACATCCGTATAATCCTGTGCGTCGTATTTCGGTGAGTCGATGATTGGCTGTAGCGATGTGCCGCGTCCAAACAGCGAAGCATGAAGGTATGGATAAAATATCGTCTGCTTCCAGGCCCGGCCGCCAGCTTCCGTCATGATGGGTGCGATGACGTTGACCAGCTGCGCCAGACAGGCCATTTTGACCCGGTCTGCGTGGCGGATCATCGTAATTAACATACCGCCGACAAGCAGAGCATCTTCAAAATTATAGATATCTTCCAGCTGCGGAGGACCTACGCTCCAAGGCTCGATTTGGGTATCCGCTTCGTTCGAGTGATACCAGACATTCCATTCATCGAAGCTGAGATACATCGTTTTTTTGCTGCGTTTTTTCGCTTTGATATAATCACATGTGGCCGTAACCGTCCGGATAAAATGCTCCATATCCATCGTTCTTGCCAGGAAGTTTGCTGAATCTCCATCTCTATTGCCATAGTACTGGTGTAAGGATATGTAATCGGCAACCTCGTAGGTGTGATCGAGCGTGACAGCCTCCCATTCAGGAAAGGTTGGCATTCCGGTACTCGAGCTTCCACAAGAGACAAGTTCGATATTCGGATCAACAAGACGCATAGCCTTTGCGGTCTCATATGCCAGTCTCCCGTATTCTACGGGTGTCTTCTGTCCAATCTGCCAAGGACCGTCCATTTCATTGCCGAGACACCAGGTTTTCACCCGATGAGGCTGTTCGTATCCATGACTGCGGCGCAGATCACTGTAGTAGCTTCCGGAAGGATGATTGCAATATTCAAGCAGGTTGCGGGCAGCATCCACACCCCGGGTTCCCAGATTGACCGCCATCATTACCTCTGAGCCGACTTCCTTCGCCCAGCTCATGAATTCATTCGTTCCTACATCGTTCGGTTCCGTCGTTCTCCAGGCCAATTCAAGACGTCTCGGCCGAAGATCCGCTGGTCCAACCCCATCTTCCCAGTTATATCCCGACACGAAATTGCCTCCAGGATATCGGATAATCGGAACCCCCAGCTCCCGGACTAGCTGCTTCACATCTCCGCGAAAACCAAGGCTGTCTGCCGTTGGATGCGAAGGCTCATAAATTCCGCTATATACCGCCCGTCCCAAATGCTCTATAAAAGATCCGTAGATTCGATTATCAACTTCTGCGATTCTAAAGGCCTTATCTACGATAACTCTTGCCTTCTGTGCTGTGGATGACATGTGTACATCCCCTTCCCATTTTATTTTATAGTTTTATAAAACATTTCATATAACACTAAATGAATCCGCTTACAGGTATAAAATAACATATCGAAAATGGAATGTAAACGATAAAATATAAATCTTTTTAGGTTTTTATAAAATTAATTCTTGAACAGGCTTATAACACTTGTAAAAAGTCCGTATTTTGCTTGTTTCCTGTTTTATATTTCAAATACACATAAAACAAAAGTGAACATTCTACATCTTACCATTAATAAATCGTGATATTTTAGCAAAATATGATTAGATACTATCTTTGACGACCTCATTGGTTTATAATTATCTAAAATAAAAGAATGAAATTTTATCCATTACCTTATCGGAAGAGGGTTTCGTTTATATGATCTACATCAAGGATTTAATGAGCGGCATTGATATTTTTAAAGCATTGAGCTCTGAAATCAGAATCCGTATCCTCGAATTGCTTGCCCAAAATCAGGCTCTCAACCTGAATGACCTAGCGGGCAAGCTTAATTTGAGCAATGGAGCCATTACGATGCATGTCAAAAAACTTGAGGAAAGCGGGCTCATTGAAATCAACACCAGTGTTGGCAAACATGGTATTCAGAAGATATGCTACCTTAATAAAGATAAGCTGATGGTGGACCTGCGCAGCAAAGATGTGAAGAATTTATATGAAGTAGAGATCCAGGTCGGACATTATAGCAACTATCAAGCAACGCCTACCTGCGGCCTGGCGACCAAAGACAGCATTGTAGGAGATTTTGATGATCCCCGCTATTTTGCCGATCCGCAGCGGATCGATGCAGAAATCATATGGTTGACGGAAGGGTTTCTGGAATACCGGATCCCCAACTATCTGAAGCCTAACCAGACATTCCGGGAGATTCAGTTCTCGATGGAACTGGGCTCTGAGGCTCCCGGATTCTGCGACAATTACCCGTCGGATATTTACTTTTATATCAACGGGATTGAGATCGGCTTATGGACCAGTCCCGGAGACTTCGGGGATGCACGCGGCACCTTCAATCCGGACTGGTGGCCGCCTCATCTTAACCAGTACGGTATGCTGAAGCTGATCCGGATCAATCATGAAGGCAGCTTTATCGATGGCTGCCGGATTTCGGATGTAACCCTGGACCAGATCAATCTTGACTATAAAAGCGAATTGACCTTCCGCATCGCCGTTACGGAGCAGCCCGAGAATAAAAGAGGCTTGACCATCTTTGGCAAAAACTTTGGCAATTACGGCCAGGATTTGTTGGCGCGTGTGCTTTATGACGTGAAGGAAGGTTAATCAAACCACAACACGGCAAACGCCAGCTATCGAATAGGGACCTGAAGTATGCGGTTTATGCTTCAGGTCCTTTGTCGCTTTCTTGGGCTGCTGACATTCTTTATAGATGGCAGCCTCCCAAACTAAGCTTCATTTAATGCGCGCAGCAGCGTACGGCGTTCGCGCACATGATGTGCTTCCCGCAGACTTTGTTCTAACAACGCATCGTCAATCCCGAGCTCTGCCTTGCTTACAGGACCACCCGCACGCTGGAGCAGCGAGCGGATCTCTCCCTCCGTAGGTAACTCTTCCAGCCATTCCCGTATGACTGCCCCATGCTGGCGCAGGGCTTCTGGTTCTTGCCCCGGATAGACCCCATGGTCAACCGCATCATGGTAGAGGCGTGAAATTTCAGCGCAGGCGACGCCTACCTTGGCACCATGCAGCAGCGCCCGGCTGCCTCTGCGCAAATATTCCATTTCCCAATAATGGGATACATGATGCTCTGCACCGGATGCCGGATGGGACTGCCCAAAGATCAGCATGGCAATTCCGGATTCGATGAGAGCTGTCATGAGAATACGTATCCCTTCCTCTGTCCGGTTCCCGATATCATCCACATGCTCCACACATGAGCGCAGCGCTTTTTCCGTCATCACTGCCGACGGTTCATGATAAGGCTCATCCGCTGTAAGATGAGAGAACTTCCAATCAAATAGCGAGGTATATTTGCCGAGCATATCCCCGAATCCCGCAGCGACCAGCTTCTGGGGAGCTTTCACCAAGATATCCAGATCTGCGAAAATTGCCACAGGTGCCGATGCCGGAAATGTCTTCTTGACGCCGCGAATAATCAGCGGTGCTCCTTTTGACGTAAAACCATCTACCGACGGGGCTGTAGGTATCGAAATAAATGGCTTGCCCGTTTTATAGCATGCAAAGCGGACGATATCATGAATGGTGCCTGAACCTACAGCAATAACGGCGTCTGTCTTTTCAGGATCAACCTCGATCAGCAGCTGCAGGAGCGATTGTTCGTCTGCAACGACATCTCCCGCAGCTCCCGGATCAATAATACACAAGCTGGCCCTTTGGATTGTCTTCCGCAGTTCCTGTTCCAGCTGCTTGCCCGCAGCCTCGTATGTGTTTGCATCAGCCGTAATGATCACTTGCTGATACCCTTTTCCCGCCAGATACGCAGCCGCTTTATTAATGGCGCCCTTTTCCAGTACCATTTGATCCAGGCCCTGTGTCTCCATGCCCTTGTTCATGCTTATCCCCCCCATGATCTGTTCATCAGCAATGAGGCCCCATTTCTGCGAAATAATCGGTGTTTTATCTTTATTCAACGGACTTTTTAATACTCTTCAGCCGTTTCATGACGTCATTTTCACCGCGGCCAAAATAATCATGGAGAAGGTTGTATTCCCGATAAAGACGATCATAGACCTCAACATTTTCCGGAATCGGCTTAAAGGTCTCATCCTTCACCCTTGCCATGTTCTCAGCTGCTGCAATGACCGTGTCATAGCCACCGGCAGCCTCACCAGCCGCCACGGCTGCAAAAATCGCTGCACCCAGCGCTGGCGTCTGTTTGGAATCCGCTACGAAAATCTCACGGTTGGTCACATCGGCATAAATTTGCATCAGGAGTTTATTTTTCTGCGGCAATCCGCCGCATGCGTACAGGGCATCGACTTGAACGCCGCTCGAGTGGAAGGCATCCACTATTTTACGCGTGCCAAAGGCCGTTGCCTCCAGCAATGTCCGGTAAATTTCCTGGGGCTTCGTCAGCAGCGTCATACCCAGCATCAAGCCTGTCAAATCCGTGTCAACGAGTACGGAACGGTTGCCGTTCCACCAATCGAGCGCCAGAAGACCGGTTTGTCCCGGTTTATATAGTGCTGCTTCCTTCTCCAGCCACGCATGAACTCCAAGGCCTTCGTTTGCTGCCGCTTCCTTCACATAGGCCGGAAGCGCTTCCTCAACATACCATTCAAAAATATCTCCTACCGCTGATTGCCCAGCCTCATAGCCGAACAATCCAGGTATAATGCCGTCCTCTACGACTCCGCACATACCTTCAACCTGTTTCTCTTCCGTGCCGAGCAGCATATGACAGATCGATGTTCCCATCGCCATCACCAGCTTTCCGGGCGTAACGACTCCTACGGCAGGAACTGCAGCATGGGCATCGACGTTGCCTACCGCTACAGCTATGCCAGGTTTCAGCCCCATCAGCGCTGCCATCGGCTCCGTCAATCCGCCGGCATTCGTTCCCAGAGGAATGACATTCCCGCGGAGCTTGGTCTCTGTCAGATGCTCAAGCCGCGGATCAAGCGCCTTGAAATATTCCTTGTCAGGATATCCCTCCTGCTTATGCCAGATCGCTTTATAACCAGCGGTGCAGCTGTTTCGGACGATTTTGCCGGTCATTTGCGAAATAACCCAATCTGTCGCCTCCAGGAACAGATCCGTCTGCTCATAGATCTCCGGTGCCTCATCCAGAATCTGCCACACCTTGGCGATCATCCACTCCGATGAGATTTTGCCTCCGTATCTGGGTAGGAAGGCTTCGCCGCGCTGCGCGGCTATCTGGTTGATTTTATCCGCTTCCG is a window encoding:
- a CDS encoding family 43 glycosylhydrolase encodes the protein MNTNQEYNNPIVWQRADPWVYQHSDHYYYFTASVPEYDRIEIRRSRTLQGLGEAEPVVAWRKYDSGPLSANIWAPELHYISGKWYIYFAAARTTETKEGLFDHRMYVLENDSANPMEGQWVEKGQVRTKWESFALDATTFEHQDVLYYVWAQKDPEIGGNSNLYISAMRNPWTLTGEQVMISTPEYPWEAIGFKVNEGAAVLKRNGRIYISYSASATDHNYCMGLLYADESSDLLNPASWVKSPQPVFQTSEENGQYGPGHNSFTVSEDGKDVIVYHARNYKEITGDPLYDPNRHTRAQVFTWKKNGMPDFGVPVPDASVKEMK
- a CDS encoding DUF6171 family protein; this translates as MMEQRQNHCKGCMESVQISSEKLERLVEIATRGRESVPDEEYARRMEQCQQCPGLQYGTTCRYCGCLIAVRARLQDSVCPFPLVPKWDSSAAI
- a CDS encoding alpha-N-arabinofuranosidase — protein: MIKMHINTQQTHGTISRYLYGQFAEHLGRCIYEGIWVGEDSPIPNTEGYRNDVLKALQNLNIPVLRWPGGCFADEYHWMDGIGPKSKRARMINNHWGGVEENNHFGTHEFLRLCELLQTEPYISGNVGSGTVREMQQWVEYMTLDGESPMAGLRKENGREEPWKLPFFGVGNENWGCGGNMRPEYYADLYRHYSTYVRNYGGNRIYKIACGPNTADYHWTEVLMREAAGLMDGLSLHYYTLPTGDWSGSKGSATEYGVDAWFSTMKNTLYMEELIVKHSKIMDKYDPEGRVGLIIDEWGGWYDVEPGTNPGFLYQQNTLRDALIAGINLNIFHNYSQRVKMANIAQVVNVLQAMVLTEGDQMLLTPTYHVFHMYKVHQDAELLNVSFDSPMYKHGAEMIPQINMSASVDANGAIHLSVCNLHHAESASIRCLLEGAEGKQVTGTILAHSSLNAHNTFQQPNEVVPVTFTGAKLEEGELIVELPPASVVVLELK
- a CDS encoding carbohydrate ABC transporter permease, which codes for MKKDMVMKTVLFIFFAVLGLLILIPFYAVTIASFKPGGDLIRYGLNLRFDLSVMSLDNFAYLFTGDHAYFTWFFNSLFLTVAQVALTLIVSATVAYGFSAYEFKGKNILFICVLLIMMVPFEILLLPLYTLIFNIGLMNSYSAIILPGVASAATIFFFRQYLSGIPKEIISAGRVDGASEYGIYIRLILPIMKPSFAAMAILNGMNSWNNFLWPFMVLSDDRKYTLPIGLKTLLTPYGNNYDLLIVGSFFSIIPIFILFVAFQKYFIDGMTAGAVKG
- a CDS encoding carbohydrate ABC transporter permease, whose product is MIKRFLYSQKVAPYVFVLPFILVFLIFWVYPLGSSLSMSFQKVTLGQDAQWVGLDNYTKLMGDKTFFKAVANSAVYMLLTLVILIPFPMLFAVLINSKLMWAREFFKSSFFFPALTSVVVAGTIFRLMFGEMEGSMINSILGLFGIEPMKFLKGQVTGYIALVALATWRWTGVNMLYFLSGLKNIPDDYYEAASIDGASRFQKFTKITMPLLKPTSIYVLTISIYAGLAMFIESMMLWNGNNSPKNIGLTIVGYLYRQGIEKNNLGYAAAVGIVLLAITMIINLTQLAFSGMFKKED
- a CDS encoding ABC transporter substrate-binding protein; this encodes MKKKWLVTLLVLTMTSLLWGCGAKSSSSSKGETSVLNAGAGESATELSYWTFVELHGQHFEKMLEKWNKANPDRQIKLNVTVMPYDDMHNKLSIAVQTGVGAPDIADIELGKYPDFMKGTPQLEPLDDVVKPYKDTVVQSQLDLYSKDGTVYGLSTHVGASVAFYNTEILKEAGVDYKTIVTWDDFKKAGMQVYEKTGKYMGTADTSATWQESMMLAQQGADFTDEAGNPKVNSEQMVKGLSILKDLKDNNVIATIAGGQPDTEEAYGEFNSGNYATAFMPLWEMSRYTNYMADLSGKIAIAPIPVIEKGMPRSYGGGGTATVVTKTAKDVQLAKEFIAYAKLSLDANIEIWNTLGFDPINMDVWDMKDVTHNPENKFVKYFVNNPFDVLNDIKSEIKLIKSTPASPTINNVLCTVTLNEIFEDGKDIKKALDDAQAQIEQELK
- a CDS encoding alpha-N-arabinofuranosidase produces the protein MSSTAQKARVIVDKAFRIAEVDNRIYGSFIEHLGRAVYSGIYEPSHPTADSLGFRGDVKQLVRELGVPIIRYPGGNFVSGYNWEDGVGPADLRPRRLELAWRTTEPNDVGTNEFMSWAKEVGSEVMMAVNLGTRGVDAARNLLEYCNHPSGSYYSDLRRSHGYEQPHRVKTWCLGNEMDGPWQIGQKTPVEYGRLAYETAKAMRLVDPNIELVSCGSSSTGMPTFPEWEAVTLDHTYEVADYISLHQYYGNRDGDSANFLARTMDMEHFIRTVTATCDYIKAKKRSKKTMYLSFDEWNVWYHSNEADTQIEPWSVGPPQLEDIYNFEDALLVGGMLITMIRHADRVKMACLAQLVNVIAPIMTEAGGRAWKQTIFYPYLHASLFGRGTSLQPIIDSPKYDAQDYTDVPYLDSAVVHNEAEEELTIFALNRNLTDPLDLECDVRSFAGYQLVEHIVLAHEDLKAVNTAAEEKVKPHSGGGAECRDGLLHARLSKASWNVIRLKKTYDDK
- a CDS encoding transcriptional regulator, which encodes MIYIKDLMSGIDIFKALSSEIRIRILELLAQNQALNLNDLAGKLNLSNGAITMHVKKLEESGLIEINTSVGKHGIQKICYLNKDKLMVDLRSKDVKNLYEVEIQVGHYSNYQATPTCGLATKDSIVGDFDDPRYFADPQRIDAEIIWLTEGFLEYRIPNYLKPNQTFREIQFSMELGSEAPGFCDNYPSDIYFYINGIEIGLWTSPGDFGDARGTFNPDWWPPHLNQYGMLKLIRINHEGSFIDGCRISDVTLDQINLDYKSELTFRIAVTEQPENKRGLTIFGKNFGNYGQDLLARVLYDVKEG
- a CDS encoding sn-glycerol-1-phosphate dehydrogenase — protein: MNKGMETQGLDQMVLEKGAINKAAAYLAGKGYQQVIITADANTYEAAGKQLEQELRKTIQRASLCIIDPGAAGDVVADEQSLLQLLIEVDPEKTDAVIAVGSGTIHDIVRFACYKTGKPFISIPTAPSVDGFTSKGAPLIIRGVKKTFPASAPVAIFADLDILVKAPQKLVAAGFGDMLGKYTSLFDWKFSHLTADEPYHEPSAVMTEKALRSCVEHVDDIGNRTEEGIRILMTALIESGIAMLIFGQSHPASGAEHHVSHYWEMEYLRRGSRALLHGAKVGVACAEISRLYHDAVDHGVYPGQEPEALRQHGAVIREWLEELPTEGEIRSLLQRAGGPVSKAELGIDDALLEQSLREAHHVRERRTLLRALNEA